Proteins from one Novosphingobium pentaromativorans US6-1 genomic window:
- the ppdK gene encoding pyruvate, phosphate dikinase gives MTKVMHFGDSVSSDLRARDKTIVGGKGANLAEMAGIGLPVPPGFTITTEVCTEYNTSGKVFGDDLREAVAKGVAHIEAATGRSFGVSSNPLLVSVRSGARVSMPGMMDTVLNLGLNDDTVQGLVAQSNDERFAWDSYRRFIQMYSDVVLGLNHGRFEEVLDEIKDVRGFASDVELSAEHWREAVTRFKAIVEEDLGRPFPQDVQEQLWGAIAAVFESWESDRAKVYRRLHDIPGDWGTAVNVQAMVFGNMGETSATGVAFTRDPATGTKAYYGEWLVNAQGEDVVAGIRTPQYLTRAAREAAGAQAASMEEAMPKAFAQLAEVFELLERHYCDMQDIEFTVERGKLWLLQTRTGKRTARAALKMAVDMVGEGLIDKTTAIRRIDPMALDQLMHPTLDGDAPRDVLTRGLPASPGAAAGVIALDADTAERLAAGGQDVILVRVDTSPEDIHGMHAARGILTARGGMTSHAAVVARGMGRPCVSGAPQLTIDLTRRTAQIGALEFKEGETITLDGSSGEVMAGQVPMIAPDLSGDFATMMEWADGYRRMKVRTNAETPHDCEVARQFGAEGIGLCRTEHMFFDAARISAVREMILAESQSGREAALAKLLPEQRDDFKAIFTTMAGLPCTIRLLDPPLHEFLPHSDEEFGEVAQAAGIGIDTLKRRAAELHEFNPMLGHRGCRLGVTYPEIYEMQARAIFEAACEVTAQGGASVVPEIMIPLVGTRKELAILKTLVDETAQKVFSERGITVEYLVGTMIELPRAALLADEIAKEARFFSFGTNDLTQTTLGVSRDDAARFLGTYVEKDIYARDPFVTLDIDGVGKLLEMATTSGREVRPDLKLGICGEHGGDPASIHYCEKIGLDYVSASPFRIPIARLAAAQASLN, from the coding sequence ATGACCAAAGTGATGCATTTCGGCGATTCCGTGTCCAGCGACCTGCGCGCAAGGGACAAGACCATCGTCGGCGGGAAAGGCGCGAACCTTGCGGAAATGGCCGGGATCGGACTGCCCGTTCCGCCCGGCTTCACCATCACCACCGAGGTCTGCACTGAGTATAACACCTCTGGCAAAGTCTTTGGCGACGACTTGCGCGAAGCCGTGGCGAAAGGCGTTGCCCATATCGAGGCGGCGACCGGGCGCAGCTTCGGGGTTTCTTCCAATCCCCTGCTGGTCTCGGTGCGCTCCGGCGCACGCGTTTCCATGCCTGGCATGATGGACACCGTTCTCAATCTGGGGCTCAATGACGACACCGTCCAAGGCCTTGTCGCGCAGTCGAACGATGAAAGGTTCGCCTGGGACAGCTACCGGCGGTTCATCCAGATGTATTCGGATGTCGTCCTGGGACTGAACCACGGTCGGTTCGAGGAAGTGCTCGATGAAATCAAGGACGTTCGCGGCTTCGCCAGCGATGTCGAACTCAGTGCCGAGCATTGGCGGGAAGCGGTGACCAGGTTCAAGGCCATCGTCGAGGAAGATCTCGGGCGGCCATTCCCACAGGACGTACAGGAACAGCTCTGGGGCGCGATCGCAGCCGTGTTCGAAAGCTGGGAAAGCGACCGGGCGAAAGTCTATCGCCGGCTTCACGACATTCCCGGCGACTGGGGCACCGCCGTCAATGTCCAGGCCATGGTCTTTGGCAACATGGGGGAAACCAGTGCGACCGGAGTCGCGTTCACCCGTGATCCGGCTACTGGTACCAAAGCCTATTATGGTGAGTGGCTGGTCAATGCCCAGGGTGAAGACGTCGTCGCCGGCATCCGCACGCCGCAATACCTGACAAGGGCTGCGCGCGAAGCCGCAGGCGCGCAAGCCGCCAGCATGGAGGAGGCCATGCCGAAAGCCTTTGCGCAGCTCGCCGAGGTCTTCGAGCTGCTCGAACGGCACTATTGCGACATGCAGGATATCGAGTTCACAGTAGAACGCGGCAAGTTGTGGCTGCTGCAGACGCGCACCGGCAAGCGCACCGCGAGGGCGGCACTCAAGATGGCCGTGGACATGGTCGGCGAAGGGCTGATCGACAAGACTACGGCCATTCGCCGCATCGATCCGATGGCCCTGGACCAGCTCATGCATCCGACACTGGACGGCGACGCACCGCGCGACGTGTTGACCAGGGGACTGCCCGCTTCGCCAGGAGCGGCAGCTGGCGTGATCGCACTCGATGCGGATACCGCCGAGCGGCTCGCGGCGGGCGGCCAGGATGTCATCCTGGTTCGTGTCGATACTTCGCCTGAGGACATTCACGGGATGCATGCAGCGCGCGGAATCCTGACCGCCCGCGGCGGCATGACGTCGCATGCCGCGGTGGTCGCCCGCGGGATGGGGCGGCCCTGCGTATCGGGAGCGCCGCAGCTGACGATCGATCTGACCAGGCGTACCGCACAGATTGGCGCTCTGGAATTCAAGGAAGGCGAGACGATCACGCTCGATGGCTCGAGCGGCGAGGTCATGGCGGGTCAAGTCCCCATGATCGCCCCGGACTTGTCCGGCGACTTTGCCACCATGATGGAGTGGGCAGATGGGTACCGCCGGATGAAGGTGCGGACCAATGCCGAGACGCCCCACGACTGCGAAGTGGCACGCCAATTCGGCGCGGAAGGCATCGGCCTGTGCCGCACCGAGCACATGTTCTTCGATGCCGCGCGCATTTCAGCCGTGCGAGAGATGATCCTGGCGGAGAGCCAGAGCGGGCGCGAGGCGGCGCTGGCCAAGCTGCTGCCCGAGCAACGCGATGACTTCAAGGCCATCTTCACCACAATGGCCGGCCTGCCTTGTACTATCCGCTTGCTGGACCCTCCGCTCCACGAATTCCTGCCTCACTCGGACGAAGAATTCGGCGAAGTGGCACAAGCTGCAGGCATCGGCATCGACACGCTCAAGCGGCGGGCCGCCGAACTGCACGAGTTCAATCCGATGCTCGGTCATCGGGGATGTCGTCTGGGCGTGACATATCCGGAGATCTACGAAATGCAGGCGCGCGCCATCTTCGAAGCCGCCTGCGAAGTCACCGCGCAAGGCGGCGCGTCAGTCGTGCCCGAGATCATGATTCCGCTGGTCGGAACACGCAAGGAACTCGCCATTCTCAAGACGCTCGTTGATGAAACGGCGCAAAAGGTATTCAGTGAGCGGGGCATAACAGTCGAATATCTTGTCGGCACGATGATCGAATTGCCACGCGCCGCGCTCCTCGCCGACGAAATTGCCAAAGAGGCGCGATTCTTCTCCTTCGGCACCAATGATCTGACCCAGACCACACTCGGCGTCAGTCGCGACGATGCCGCACGCTTTCTCGGCACCTATGTTGAGAAGGACATATATGCACGAGACCCCTTCGTAACCCTCGATATCGACGGCGTCGGCAAGCTCCTGGAGATGGCCACGACTTCAGGACGCGAGGTTCGTCCGGACCTCAAGCTGGGAATTTGCGGCGAACACGGCGGCGACCCTGCCTCGATCCACTACTGCGAGAAGATCGGCCTGGACTACGTGTCGGCAAGCCCGTTTCGCATACCCATTGCCCGCCTGGCGGCCGCGCAAGCCTCGCTGAATTGA